In Hwangdonia lutea, a single window of DNA contains:
- a CDS encoding ATP-grasp domain-containing protein produces the protein MRKIGILFGQENTFPQAFIDRVNEKIKDQGIKDMMAEAVLIETVEQAKSDEYAVIIDRISQDVPFYRAFLKNAAITGTAVINNPFWWSADEKFFNNALAEKIGVPVPKTFILPTSHRPPDTDENSFRNMKYPFNWEKMFETIGFPAYMKPHDGGGWKSVYRVESPEDLWKKHGETENLVMMLQEEINFTEYFRCYVLNTDKVHIMQYEPRNPHHLRYVIDGPPVKQETLDLVEKYCIRLNKALGYDFNTVEFAIRDGIPYAIDFCNPAPDADIHSVGQENFDWIVENAANMAIEKAKLYKKGKMNLTWGTFVKDQITGKKTPLK, from the coding sequence ATGAGAAAAATTGGTATTTTATTTGGGCAGGAAAACACATTTCCACAGGCATTTATTGATCGGGTTAACGAAAAAATTAAAGATCAAGGCATTAAAGATATGATGGCCGAAGCGGTTTTAATTGAAACTGTTGAACAAGCCAAATCAGACGAATATGCCGTAATTATTGATAGGATTTCACAAGATGTTCCGTTTTACAGAGCCTTTTTAAAAAACGCTGCCATTACGGGAACTGCTGTAATTAACAATCCGTTTTGGTGGAGTGCCGACGAAAAGTTTTTCAATAATGCCCTAGCCGAAAAAATTGGCGTTCCTGTGCCAAAAACCTTTATACTGCCAACTTCCCATAGGCCACCCGATACCGATGAAAACTCATTTAGAAACATGAAATATCCTTTTAATTGGGAAAAAATGTTTGAAACCATTGGCTTTCCTGCCTACATGAAACCTCACGATGGTGGCGGCTGGAAAAGTGTTTACCGTGTTGAAAGTCCTGAAGATTTATGGAAAAAGCATGGCGAAACCGAAAATTTAGTGATGATGCTGCAAGAAGAAATTAACTTTACCGAGTATTTTAGATGCTATGTTTTAAATACCGACAAGGTTCATATTATGCAATACGAACCTCGTAATCCGCATCATTTACGCTATGTTATTGATGGCCCTCCTGTAAAACAAGAAACGTTAGACTTGGTTGAAAAATATTGTATTCGATTAAACAAAGCCTTGGGTTACGATTTTAATACCGTGGAGTTTGCCATAAGAGACGGCATTCCGTATGCCATCGATTTTTGCAATCCAGCGCCCGATGCCGACATCCATTCCGTGGGACAAGAAAATTTTGATTGGATTGTGGAAAACGCTGCAAACATGGCTATTGAAAAAGCGAAACTATACAAAAAAGGGAAAATGAATTTAACATGGGGCACTTTTGTTAAAGATCAAATTACCGGTAAAAAAACACCACTTAAATAA
- a CDS encoding RsmB/NOP family class I SAM-dependent RNA methyltransferase, with translation MRLHRNLCFAVIDGLTLIFNEGKYADKVIQQLLKRDKRWGARDRAFVAETTYDIVRWKRLYAEIADVKEPFDRDNLWRMFAVWATLKGIKLPDWKYFEGTPLRKIKGRFDELSKVRKFKESIPDWMDEIGRKELGDAVWTKEIAALNEQADVILRVNTLKTTKEKLQTELFDLDIETEFLNNYPSALKLKERANVFSTEAFKKGHFEVQDASSQLVAEFLNVKPGMRVVDACAGAGGKTLHIAALMENKGQIIALDIYQNKLNELKRRAKRNGAHNIENRVIDSTKVIKKLYDKADRVLIDAPCSGLGVLRRNPDAKWKLQPDFIEKIKNTQQDILQQYSRMVKVGGQMVYATCSVLPSENQKQVDKFLTSDTGKSFIFIKDKKVLAHKSGFDGFYMALLERKN, from the coding sequence ATGCGATTACACAGAAATTTATGCTTTGCCGTTATTGATGGTTTAACCCTAATTTTTAACGAAGGAAAATATGCCGATAAAGTTATTCAACAACTTTTAAAACGCGATAAACGTTGGGGCGCGCGCGATAGGGCTTTTGTTGCCGAAACCACTTATGATATTGTTAGATGGAAACGTTTATATGCCGAAATAGCCGATGTTAAAGAACCGTTTGACAGAGATAACCTGTGGCGAATGTTTGCGGTTTGGGCAACCCTTAAAGGCATAAAACTACCCGATTGGAAATATTTTGAGGGCACGCCTTTGCGTAAGATAAAAGGCCGTTTTGATGAGTTATCGAAAGTTAGAAAATTCAAGGAATCCATCCCTGATTGGATGGACGAAATAGGGCGCAAAGAACTAGGCGATGCTGTTTGGACTAAAGAAATTGCGGCGTTAAACGAACAAGCCGACGTTATTTTAAGGGTTAACACGCTTAAAACGACCAAAGAAAAACTTCAAACCGAATTATTCGATTTAGATATTGAAACCGAATTTCTAAATAATTACCCAAGTGCCTTAAAACTAAAAGAACGCGCTAATGTATTTTCTACCGAGGCGTTTAAAAAAGGGCATTTCGAAGTGCAGGATGCCTCATCGCAATTAGTCGCTGAGTTTTTAAATGTAAAACCTGGTATGCGTGTGGTTGATGCCTGCGCTGGAGCTGGCGGAAAAACTTTGCATATCGCGGCCTTAATGGAAAACAAGGGGCAGATTATTGCTTTGGATATTTACCAAAATAAACTTAACGAACTAAAAAGACGCGCCAAACGAAACGGCGCACATAACATTGAAAATCGTGTTATTGACTCTACAAAAGTCATTAAAAAATTATATGATAAAGCCGATCGTGTTTTAATTGATGCCCCGTGCTCTGGCTTAGGCGTACTGCGTAGAAACCCCGATGCCAAATGGAAATTACAACCCGATTTTATCGAAAAAATAAAAAATACACAACAAGATATTTTACAGCAATATTCCAGAATGGTAAAAGTAGGCGGACAAATGGTTTATGCAACTTGTTCGGTATTACCGTCTGAAAATCAGAAACAAGTAGATAAATTTTTAACATCCGATACCGGAAAAAGTTTTATCTTTATAAAAGACAAAAAAGTGTTGGCCCATAAATCTGGGTTCGATGGTTTTTATATGGCGCTTTTAGAAAGAAAAAACTAA
- a CDS encoding esterase family protein has protein sequence MKEEYHKWYSPTLSKDTEMLVFGHAGYPLVLFPTTSGRYYECKDFKLIESVRWFLEEGLVQIYCPDSINELSWYNKGIHPADRVKNHIWFDEFVLNEIVNPICNEKGLPKVAVAGVSFGGYQAANFAFKHPYKVSHMFSLSGSFDIKSFLDGYYDDNVFFNNPVDFLPGANHPDLWKMKIILGVGEWDICLDSNKQLAKILSDKNIPFWFDERKWAEHDWPIWRQMFPHYLSKI, from the coding sequence TTGAAAGAAGAATATCATAAATGGTACTCACCTACTTTAAGTAAAGACACCGAAATGCTCGTATTTGGTCATGCCGGATATCCACTTGTTTTATTTCCAACAACGTCGGGTCGCTACTACGAGTGTAAAGATTTTAAACTCATAGAATCCGTAAGGTGGTTTTTAGAAGAAGGCTTGGTTCAAATTTATTGTCCGGATAGCATCAACGAGTTAAGTTGGTACAACAAGGGCATTCATCCCGCCGATAGGGTAAAAAACCATATTTGGTTTGACGAGTTTGTGCTTAACGAAATAGTCAATCCCATTTGCAATGAAAAAGGGTTGCCCAAAGTGGCCGTTGCCGGTGTGAGTTTTGGGGGTTATCAAGCGGCAAATTTCGCCTTTAAGCATCCCTATAAAGTGAGCCACATGTTTAGTTTAAGTGGTTCGTTTGATATTAAATCTTTTTTAGATGGTTATTATGATGACAATGTGTTTTTTAATAATCCCGTAGATTTTTTACCGGGTGCCAACCATCCTGACCTATGGAAAATGAAGATAATCCTTGGCGTAGGCGAATGGGATATCTGTTTGGATTCCAATAAACAATTGGCTAAGATACTGAGCGATAAAAACATCCCTTTTTGGTTTGACGAACGTAAATGGGCAGAACACGATTGGCCGATTTGGAGACAGATGTTTCCGCACTATTTATCAAAAATATAA
- a CDS encoding carboxylate-amine ligase, which yields MDFTLGIEEEYQVIDPVSRELVSHDQQIVIEAEKVLDEQVKAEMHQAVVEVGTNVCKNVTEARAEIKLLRKSISNIAKDLGFRIGAAGTHPFSEWEKQLITPNPRYDEIVNELQDTARSNLIFGLHVHVGIENKALALHLTNAMRYFLPHLYALSTNSPFWEGRNTGFKSFRSKVFDKFPRTGIPGVFDNLTDYENYVNLLVKTKCIDNPKKIWWDIRIHPTYPTLEVRICDVPMSIDETISIAALIQAIVAKLYKLKMQNLNFITYHRALINENKWRAGRYGLDGKMIDFGKECEVETRLLIEELLEFVDDVVDELGSRKDIENIRNIIKNGTGADRQLAVFNETKDLTKVVDYIIEQTIFGTD from the coding sequence ATGGATTTTACATTAGGCATAGAAGAAGAATACCAGGTAATAGACCCTGTATCGAGAGAATTGGTTTCTCACGACCAGCAAATAGTTATTGAAGCCGAAAAAGTTTTAGACGAGCAAGTTAAGGCCGAAATGCACCAAGCGGTTGTAGAAGTGGGCACCAATGTTTGTAAAAACGTTACCGAAGCCAGAGCAGAAATTAAACTTTTACGCAAATCCATTTCAAACATTGCCAAAGATTTAGGTTTTAGAATTGGAGCCGCAGGGACACACCCCTTTTCAGAATGGGAAAAACAACTTATCACACCCAATCCACGTTACGATGAAATTGTAAACGAGCTTCAAGATACGGCTCGTTCCAATTTAATTTTTGGACTTCACGTACACGTTGGGATAGAAAACAAAGCATTAGCACTGCACCTCACCAATGCCATGCGCTATTTTTTACCGCATTTGTACGCCCTATCCACAAATTCACCGTTTTGGGAAGGCAGGAACACGGGGTTTAAGTCGTTTCGCTCTAAAGTATTCGATAAGTTCCCGAGAACAGGAATCCCCGGCGTTTTTGATAATTTAACAGATTACGAAAACTATGTAAACCTTTTGGTAAAAACAAAGTGCATCGATAATCCTAAAAAAATATGGTGGGATATTAGAATTCATCCTACCTATCCAACTCTGGAAGTACGAATTTGCGACGTCCCAATGTCCATAGACGAAACCATAAGCATTGCCGCATTAATTCAAGCTATAGTTGCAAAACTCTATAAATTGAAAATGCAAAACTTAAATTTTATCACCTATCACAGAGCTTTAATCAATGAAAACAAATGGCGTGCAGGCCGTTATGGTTTAGATGGCAAAATGATTGATTTTGGTAAAGAATGTGAGGTTGAAACACGACTGCTAATTGAAGAGTTATTGGAGTTTGTTGATGACGTTGTTGATGAATTAGGCTCAAGAAAAGATATTGAAAACATAAGAAATATAATCAAAAATGGTACGGGTGCCGATAGGCAACTTGCCGTTTTTAACGAAACAAAAGATTTAACCAAAGTAGTGGATTATATCATAGAACAAACTATTTTTGGCACAGATTAA
- a CDS encoding endonuclease — MKHLYLLFLLIACISYAQLTPPTNLQAYYTDVDFSKTQMDLFNDLATKTVAKHTNFLSYTPGIWEAAKVTDEDPLNNANVLLIYGYNDADGNYVTDRSRSKTLNGGSNGTQWNREHTFPNSLGNPRLDTNGTNNAPYADAHNLRPSDIQMNQDRGNRKFDDGSGNATEVGSNWYPGDEWKGDVARIIMYMYLRYGSQCLPSFVTVGTTNSVDTNMINLLLEWNAEDPVSSIEDARNTYHENTSNTYAQGNRNPFIDNPYLATVIWGGSQATNRWGSNPPADTEAPTTPTNLMASNETATTVDLDWTASTDNVGVTAYNIYVDNAYYVSTNSSATSFTVTGLSSETTYEFAVLATDFANNASALSTPVNATTLAAGGGNACAFETFENMPAAHSQYLDRTWTGDDGGTWVATEARTDQVLNNRAIAIDIRGSSAGSITSPNLPNGVGSLTASTQRVFSGGTGNLDVKVNGNLVGTLPYSDTVQTTTISNINVTGNVTITISESTSGGDRVIIDDLTWTCYPALSTEDENLNNLKIFPNPLNGPILNISTVETIKYTVYNILGKPILWGVLNRNNQTVNVSNLKRGIYIIKMDSDKGSISKKLIK; from the coding sequence ATGAAACATCTGTACTTGCTGTTTTTATTAATTGCCTGCATTTCGTATGCGCAATTAACGCCTCCTACAAACTTGCAGGCCTATTATACGGATGTTGATTTTTCTAAAACACAAATGGATTTATTTAATGATTTGGCTACTAAAACGGTTGCAAAACACACCAATTTCCTTTCGTATACTCCAGGGATTTGGGAAGCCGCTAAAGTTACTGATGAAGACCCATTAAATAACGCAAACGTATTATTGATTTACGGCTATAATGATGCCGATGGCAATTATGTAACAGATAGATCCAGGAGCAAAACATTAAACGGAGGAAGCAATGGCACTCAATGGAACAGGGAGCACACGTTTCCAAATTCTTTGGGCAACCCCAGATTAGATACTAACGGCACCAATAACGCACCTTATGCAGATGCTCATAACCTAAGACCGTCTGACATTCAAATGAATCAAGATAGAGGTAACAGAAAATTTGATGATGGTAGTGGTAATGCGACTGAGGTTGGCAGTAATTGGTATCCCGGAGATGAATGGAAAGGCGATGTTGCCAGAATAATCATGTATATGTATTTAAGGTATGGCTCGCAATGCTTACCTTCTTTTGTTACTGTAGGCACCACAAATTCTGTGGATACTAATATGATTAATCTCTTATTGGAATGGAATGCCGAAGATCCTGTTTCATCAATTGAAGATGCTAGAAATACCTATCACGAAAACACCAGCAACACCTATGCGCAAGGAAACAGAAACCCATTTATAGACAATCCTTATTTAGCAACTGTAATTTGGGGAGGCAGTCAAGCTACAAATCGCTGGGGCAGTAATCCGCCCGCCGATACCGAAGCACCAACGACGCCAACGAATTTAATGGCTTCAAATGAGACAGCCACGACCGTGGATTTAGATTGGACGGCTTCCACGGATAACGTAGGTGTTACAGCGTATAACATATATGTGGATAACGCTTATTATGTATCTACAAATTCTTCTGCAACAAGTTTTACCGTTACAGGCTTATCATCCGAAACAACTTATGAATTTGCCGTTTTAGCAACAGATTTTGCAAATAATGCTTCGGCTTTAAGCACGCCCGTTAACGCAACAACTTTAGCCGCTGGAGGCGGAAACGCTTGCGCTTTTGAAACTTTTGAAAACATGCCGGCAGCACATAGCCAATATTTAGATAGAACGTGGACCGGTGACGATGGCGGAACATGGGTTGCCACCGAGGCAAGAACCGATCAGGTCTTAAACAATAGGGCAATTGCTATAGATATTAGAGGTTCGAGCGCAGGTTCTATTACGTCGCCTAATTTACCCAATGGCGTGGGCAGTTTAACCGCTTCAACACAACGTGTGTTTTCAGGTGGTACAGGAAATTTGGATGTTAAAGTTAACGGCAATTTAGTAGGCACTTTACCTTATAGCGATACCGTTCAAACTACTACAATTTCAAACATAAATGTTACCGGAAATGTAACAATAACCATCTCCGAATCCACTTCTGGAGGAGATCGCGTAATTATAGATGATTTAACATGGACCTGTTATCCGGCATTAAGTACAGAGGATGAAAATTTGAATAATTTAAAAATATTTCCCAACCCATTAAATGGCCCTATTTTAAATATTAGCACGGTTGAAACTATTAAATACACCGTTTACAATATTTTAGGAAAACCAATACTTTGGGGTGTTTTAAACAGAAACAATCAAACGGTTAATGTTTCTAATTTAAAGCGGGGTATTTACATTATTAAAATGGATTCGGACAAAGGAAGTATTTCTAAAAAACTTATTAAGTAA
- a CDS encoding type 1 glutamine amidotransferase, with amino-acid sequence MQNEKLKLAILDMNNDEPNQGLRCIVDIVKSFNIEVDYQVFNVRAKNELPDLNFDIYISSGGPDSPLEEGAWRQPYLNLIQQLWDFNLKSYGKKKYVFFICYSFQVVCHYFELGELKPRKSTSFGILPIHKTAAGKKDILLEGLDDPYYAVDSRDWQLVQPRLNVFKEHGASILSLEKIRTHVEYERAIMAVRFSQEFVGTQFHPEADPIGMHTHFSEDINKQIVITNFGEAKYKRMMDRMDDPDKIIKTYAHILPTFIRLAIEQNKQQLITS; translated from the coding sequence ATGCAGAATGAAAAATTAAAATTAGCAATTTTAGACATGAACAACGATGAGCCCAATCAAGGCTTACGTTGTATTGTAGATATTGTTAAATCGTTTAATATTGAAGTAGACTACCAAGTTTTTAACGTTAGGGCAAAAAACGAATTGCCCGATTTAAACTTTGATATTTATATTTCAAGCGGTGGTCCGGACAGCCCTTTGGAAGAAGGCGCTTGGAGGCAACCTTACTTAAATTTAATACAACAGCTTTGGGATTTCAACCTTAAATCCTACGGCAAAAAAAAGTATGTGTTTTTTATTTGCTACTCCTTTCAAGTGGTGTGCCATTATTTTGAGTTGGGCGAATTAAAACCACGTAAAAGTACGTCGTTTGGTATTTTACCAATTCATAAAACAGCAGCCGGAAAAAAAGATATTCTTTTAGAAGGACTAGACGACCCGTATTACGCCGTAGATTCCCGCGATTGGCAGCTGGTGCAACCCCGCTTAAACGTGTTTAAAGAACACGGCGCATCAATATTAAGTCTTGAAAAAATCCGAACACATGTAGAGTACGAACGCGCAATTATGGCGGTTCGGTTTTCGCAAGAATTTGTGGGCACACAATTTCATCCCGAAGCGGACCCTATTGGGATGCATACCCATTTTTCAGAAGATATCAATAAACAAATCGTAATTACCAATTTTGGTGAAGCCAAGTACAAAAGAATGATGGATAGAATGGATGACCCAGACAAAATCATTAAAACCTATGCCCATATTTTACCAACATTTATTCGATTGGCTATTGAGCAAAACAAGCAACAACTCATAACATCTTAG
- a CDS encoding DUF6090 family protein has translation MKKQFKYAIGEILIVIVGISIAFSINKYAEIQKNNALKKQYLENIKSDIEIDKQHLQNNYDAIETKITTLNEVIPLLNTDTSVSGKSIFKIFKVFSLTEFYPKDITYQTMINSGDFKLIDDFGLKTAIEEHYSNYKSILKDYERQEIIHKDYLGKYMIYDMDFDAMRKGASGLKDEKLFKNILQSMSGSLLIKKSATERGIKSCDSLLNILNKV, from the coding sequence ATGAAAAAACAATTTAAATATGCCATTGGCGAAATACTCATTGTCATCGTTGGTATTTCCATTGCATTTAGCATAAACAAATACGCAGAAATTCAAAAAAACAATGCCTTAAAAAAGCAATATTTGGAAAACATAAAAAGCGATATTGAAATTGACAAACAACATCTACAAAACAATTACGATGCCATCGAAACTAAAATTACAACCCTAAACGAGGTCATTCCATTATTAAATACAGATACTTCCGTTAGCGGAAAATCTATTTTTAAAATATTTAAGGTGTTTAGTTTAACCGAATTTTATCCCAAAGACATCACCTATCAAACCATGATTAACTCGGGCGATTTTAAACTTATTGATGATTTTGGATTAAAGACCGCTATTGAGGAACACTATTCAAATTATAAATCCATATTAAAAGATTATGAAAGGCAAGAAATAATCCACAAAGACTATTTAGGAAAATATATGATTTACGATATGGATTTTGATGCCATGAGAAAAGGTGCATCCGGATTAAAAGATGAAAAACTTTTTAAAAATATTTTGCAAAGCATGAGTGGTTCGCTCCTAATTAAAAAGAGCGCTACAGAACGAGGTATTAAAAGCTGCGATAGTTTGCTGAATATTTTAAATAAAGTTTAA